The nucleotide sequence CAGCatctacatttttgtttaagGTTCTTTCAAACACAACATCTTCAAGGAACGTTGAAGGTAAGAGGAGAGAGTTCATACTAAAAGTATATAATGCATACTAGCTGTAATCAAGGATTTTAGTTTCTGAACTTGTAAGGTAAAAAAGGGAGCATGTCACATTTCTTACTCCTATGTTTGTGGATTGCAATCacaaggaaggaaggcagaCAGCTACACAGCTTGTTGAAAGTAACACAAAGCAACTTAACTTGATGGGTAGTAATATGGTAGATTCCAGATTCTATCAGAGAATGTGGGAAACatgctttgtgtgtttttgtcgACATAACTTGAAACTGTAGGGATTTCCTCCTTCTCTGATCTGTTAGAATTGTCTCCACGCAGGCTGAAATGTTCAGAGCAGTTTGTATTCCACACGTGTACCAGTTGCTCTGGTTGGTTTTCTCTCTCAATAGTAgtaagaaaatcttttaaaacttgCTTGAATATGTAGACTATTTCCCAAGgtaaaacatcattttctgcCAAAACTTCACGAAAtctagaaacaaacaagcattGAAATCTAATCATTGGTGCTGACAGTACTCCTTTTCCTTGCTGATCTTAcgaggagaggggaaggaggaggaaatgtcTGCACTCTGGTGTCAGTTATTCCTTGCTGCCATGTTTTCCCATGCACCTCCCCCAGAAGATTGTAGAGGAAAAGAGCTCTAACAATACACTGGAAGCAGTCCAGCTATTTTTTGGATTGTTGTTATTcagtattcctttttttattttttctttgccatcTGGGTAACTTGATTTAAACTGACTTTGCCCTTAGGTATATTCTGGGCTTTAAAAGGCGCATAGGCTTCTTCTGTCACTTCTACATGCCTCTAGAAAGTACATTTAAATATGAGTGTAGGAGAATTTTTCATGGTagtccttttttcatttttttttctcttgcctcAGAATGGAGTTTTGTTTAAGATTGATTTTTCTAGTGTTACAAAGTGTTTTGTACAGTGAGGCTGGGTTTTTGCTTAGCAGTACATTgctttaatttgattttttgaTACTTGGCTGCAATTTAATAAATACTGGGGATGAATAGTGGAGGAAGAATTTAAAGTATAGAGTGGTCATGTGTCTAAGCATACAAGACTTTCCCTTGTTTAGGATTAAACTGGGAAAACcctaatttaaaaagaaaaacaacaaaactttatTTATGTACAACATAATAAAGCACAGATGTAATCTCTAAAACACCTGTAAAGATAAATTCAAGTTGCTGAGTATTCCTAAATGTAAGATCAGAGCCGTATATAAGCTTGTATTAGGCAGAAGAAATAGCTTTCTTAAGACTTCCTTAAAATCCACTAGTCTAAATTAGAGAAATAGGAAACGGTTACCTGCTGAGGACAGTTCCTGTCTGGCAGGGTTGGATTTGGGAGCACAGAACTTCAAGCTGCCGCTGCTCAGTAGCTGGAATTGTTGCTTGAGGATTTTGGTAGCTCTTCAGCCAGTTGTAATCCATGCCGGTTTTCTGGACTTTTTGTTCGTTCTCAATCTCTTGCACTAACCTTTCCCG is from Numida meleagris isolate 19003 breed g44 Domestic line chromosome 6, NumMel1.0, whole genome shotgun sequence and encodes:
- the RD3L gene encoding protein RD3-like translates to MERKRPDNWNGKWLLQRPLACVMPCLKMNLRNGYAQKTHQGRREKATDSQLRQKQSLCSSSLGTGYATVDLQANSPETTLLRQLRSLKMPLFGWMKWPKTDSYKSSRYPGSELVTKTLLRELKWHLKERERLVQEIENEQKVQKTGMDYNWLKSYQNPQATIPATEQRQLEVLCSQIQPCQTGTVLSRFREVLAENDVLPWEIVYIFKQVLKDFLTTIERENQPEQLVHVWNTNCSEHFSLRGDNSNRSEKEEIPTVSSYVDKNTQSMFPTFSDRIWNLPYYYPSS